The Alteromonas stellipolaris genome includes a region encoding these proteins:
- a CDS encoding FAD-dependent monooxygenase, whose protein sequence is MQHVDIAIVGGGIVGLTLAAALKDAPCRIAIINKGAIDQPLGDKPGARVSAINQANINALKKADVWQHIDESRANPYNAMHVWDKDSFGDIHFAGNDTGGELESDTLGVIIENQALINGLAHSVLKQDNVVVIDTTIERVLSSPQQNMLMLENGDALSCRLLVGADGANSFVRKHANFPITFRDYEHTAIVANIRTQQPHENVARQAFTPTGPLALLPMRDPNVCSIVWSQTPDAAKTLQGYSDSEFCNALLAASNNALGPVTLETARTAFPLTMRYAREWAKEGIVLVGDAAHTIHPLAGQGANLGMQDALALAATLITLLDDQKDIGQLRYLRPYERARKTEAMKMIAAMDGFKFLFDGDDPLKKLIRGLGLAATDKLSAVKQAFVSHAMGL, encoded by the coding sequence ATGCAACATGTTGATATCGCCATTGTAGGCGGTGGAATAGTAGGGTTAACCCTAGCCGCAGCGCTAAAAGACGCGCCGTGCCGCATCGCTATTATAAATAAAGGCGCTATAGACCAGCCCCTTGGCGACAAGCCAGGTGCGCGGGTTAGCGCCATTAATCAGGCCAATATTAACGCGTTGAAAAAAGCCGACGTTTGGCAGCATATCGATGAAAGCAGAGCTAACCCTTACAATGCAATGCATGTGTGGGATAAAGACAGCTTTGGTGATATTCACTTTGCGGGTAACGATACTGGGGGGGAGCTGGAAAGCGATACCCTGGGCGTTATTATTGAAAATCAGGCTTTAATAAATGGCTTAGCCCATTCGGTGTTAAAGCAAGATAACGTTGTGGTAATAGATACCACCATAGAGCGCGTATTAAGTAGCCCGCAGCAAAACATGCTAATGCTAGAAAACGGCGATGCGCTTTCTTGCCGATTATTAGTAGGCGCCGATGGAGCTAATTCCTTTGTGCGCAAACATGCAAACTTTCCTATTACGTTTCGCGATTACGAACACACCGCCATTGTTGCCAATATTCGTACTCAGCAACCTCATGAAAACGTGGCACGCCAAGCATTTACGCCAACCGGACCCTTAGCATTATTGCCTATGCGCGACCCTAACGTGTGCTCTATTGTATGGTCACAAACCCCAGATGCCGCCAAAACTTTACAAGGGTATTCCGATAGCGAATTTTGTAATGCACTATTAGCAGCAAGCAATAATGCATTAGGTCCTGTAACGTTAGAAACAGCTAGAACAGCCTTTCCACTGACTATGCGTTATGCCCGTGAATGGGCTAAAGAGGGCATAGTGCTGGTGGGCGATGCTGCCCATACTATCCACCCATTAGCAGGGCAGGGCGCTAACTTAGGCATGCAAGATGCTTTGGCATTGGCTGCAACCTTAATTACCTTGCTAGATGATCAAAAAGACATTGGTCAGCTTCGCTACTTGCGCCCCTATGAGCGAGCACGTAAAACCGAAGCGATGAAGATGATTGCCGCTATGGATGGGTTTAAGTTCTTATTCGATGGCGACGACCCGCTTAAAAAACTAATTCGAGGGTTAGGCCTAGCCGCTACTGATAAACTTAGCGCGGTTAAACAGGCATTTGTTAGCCACGCAATGGGTTTATAA
- the ubiH gene encoding 2-octaprenyl-6-methoxyphenyl hydroxylase has protein sequence MSQQDVVIVGGGIVGCVLAKGLSEQAGLSVTLVDASDLSNTASSSNTNSNFNPLTDTRVIALARRTVNELNAMGVGLAELAKQSQGKIEHIEVSDKGGIGLTNLSCSEFGINTFGQVVSLSALTHNVMSQSKQYEHIAPATVTHLARETDTTVVTLNNGSTINAKLLVIADGGRSSLAQQVGLTRHSDDYQQVAIIFNAHTSEPHYNKAYERFTENGPVAFLPFDSEINGHVAKGKGFSVVWTVAKEHAESLIQLSPEAFVNKLQQEFGYRQGQITAISELASYPLALSYTDALTAHRAVVVGNAAQALHPIAGQGFNLGLRDIITLVNTLKGVTDPGEFNLLSEYAAKRSKDRAATITLTDTLVRTFSNRHFPLVAARNLALTALNVMPAAKRAFVQQTTGYGRST, from the coding sequence GTGAGCCAGCAAGATGTAGTGATAGTAGGTGGAGGCATTGTTGGCTGCGTATTAGCGAAAGGTTTATCTGAACAAGCAGGTCTTTCGGTGACCTTAGTTGATGCTTCCGACCTTTCAAATACCGCCAGCTCTTCTAATACAAATAGCAACTTTAACCCGTTAACCGACACGCGTGTAATCGCCCTTGCTAGACGAACAGTAAATGAATTAAATGCCATGGGCGTGGGGCTAGCAGAGCTGGCAAAACAAAGCCAAGGCAAAATTGAACACATTGAAGTAAGCGATAAAGGCGGTATTGGCCTAACGAATTTATCGTGCAGTGAATTTGGTATTAACACGTTCGGGCAAGTGGTGTCGCTAAGTGCGCTTACCCATAATGTAATGTCGCAAAGTAAGCAGTATGAGCACATTGCGCCAGCCACGGTCACCCATTTAGCCCGCGAAACCGACACTACGGTGGTTACCCTTAATAACGGCAGTACCATTAATGCCAAGCTGTTGGTTATTGCCGATGGCGGGCGCTCTTCACTTGCTCAGCAAGTGGGGCTTACCCGACATAGTGACGACTATCAGCAAGTGGCCATTATTTTCAATGCCCATACTAGCGAGCCTCATTACAACAAAGCCTACGAGCGTTTTACCGAAAACGGTCCTGTAGCGTTTTTGCCTTTCGACAGTGAAATTAATGGCCATGTGGCGAAAGGAAAAGGGTTTTCCGTGGTGTGGACGGTTGCAAAAGAGCATGCGGAGTCACTTATTCAGCTTAGCCCTGAAGCCTTCGTTAATAAGTTACAGCAAGAATTTGGTTACAGGCAGGGGCAAATTACCGCAATCAGTGAATTAGCCAGCTACCCACTAGCCTTAAGTTACACCGATGCATTAACCGCGCACCGTGCAGTAGTAGTAGGTAATGCTGCCCAAGCATTACATCCTATTGCAGGGCAAGGGTTTAACCTTGGTCTTCGCGATATTATTACCCTAGTAAATACGCTTAAAGGCGTGACCGATCCGGGGGAATTTAACTTACTTAGTGAATACGCTGCTAAGCGAAGCAAAGACAGAGCCGCCACCATTACCTTGACCGACACATTAGTACGTACGTTTTCCAATCGACACTTTCCGTTAGTGGCAGCAAGAAACTTGGCACTAACTGCACTTAATGTGATGCCAGCGGCCAAGCGTGCTTTTGTGCAGCAAACCACTGGATATGGGCGCAGTACATAA
- a CDS encoding M24 family metallopeptidase — translation MKKRDFLRLSGAAALAPLALSPLTSLAAANAAASTKSNSLSLQPITSGVSPITNAEREARIKKAQALMVENDMAALIIEPGAAMDYFSGIQWWRSERLTALVIPQKGEIGVVTPYFEQPSVLESLKVGDDVRVWQEHESPFDVVASILKSRGITKGNIGFESSVRYFVVTGVTNALPNMNIVAAEPVTRGCRMYKTAAELTLMHKANEVTLKAYQYVFSKLEIGMSQAQVKGLMNSAQQQLGGSGAWCLALFNDASAYPHGTNAKQTISEGSVILLDSGCSVHGYQSDISRTLVFGKASQQVVDVWNTVREGQNVAFAAAKIGTPAGEVDDAVRAYYVTQGYDKDYALPGLSHRTGHGIGMEGHESVNFVRGETTPLNKGMCFSNEPGLYIPGKFGVRLEDCLYMTDKAPVYFTEPPESLTKPLGRLVPLV, via the coding sequence ATGAAAAAACGCGATTTTCTTCGACTTTCAGGCGCGGCAGCTTTAGCCCCTTTGGCGTTATCGCCACTGACCAGCCTTGCCGCTGCCAATGCAGCAGCTAGCACTAAAAGCAATTCATTATCGTTACAGCCAATTACCTCAGGCGTTTCTCCTATTACCAACGCCGAGCGCGAAGCGCGAATTAAAAAGGCGCAGGCGTTAATGGTAGAAAATGATATGGCAGCACTGATAATAGAGCCGGGTGCAGCCATGGACTATTTCTCAGGTATTCAGTGGTGGCGAAGCGAGCGACTCACCGCGTTAGTTATACCGCAAAAAGGTGAGATTGGTGTGGTAACGCCTTATTTTGAGCAACCCAGTGTTTTGGAAAGCTTGAAAGTAGGCGACGATGTTCGCGTATGGCAAGAGCACGAAAGCCCGTTTGATGTTGTAGCCAGCATTTTGAAATCTCGTGGTATTACCAAAGGCAATATTGGCTTTGAAAGCAGTGTTCGCTACTTTGTCGTAACTGGCGTAACTAACGCACTGCCAAATATGAACATAGTGGCGGCAGAGCCGGTTACTCGCGGTTGTAGAATGTATAAAACGGCTGCCGAGCTTACTCTTATGCATAAAGCCAATGAAGTAACTCTTAAGGCTTACCAATATGTTTTTAGCAAACTTGAAATCGGCATGAGCCAAGCGCAAGTAAAAGGCCTAATGAATAGCGCTCAGCAGCAACTTGGCGGCAGCGGTGCATGGTGTTTAGCATTATTTAATGATGCCAGTGCTTATCCTCATGGTACGAATGCAAAACAAACCATTAGTGAAGGCTCAGTGATATTGCTCGACAGTGGTTGTAGCGTACATGGGTATCAGTCGGACATTAGCCGTACTTTGGTATTCGGCAAAGCATCGCAGCAGGTGGTAGATGTGTGGAATACCGTGCGTGAAGGCCAAAACGTGGCGTTTGCGGCTGCTAAAATTGGTACGCCTGCAGGTGAAGTAGATGATGCGGTGCGCGCTTATTACGTTACGCAAGGCTACGATAAAGACTATGCTCTACCTGGTTTAAGCCATCGTACCGGTCACGGTATTGGTATGGAGGGGCACGAAAGCGTGAACTTTGTGCGTGGCGAAACTACACCACTTAACAAAGGCATGTGCTTTTCGAACGAACCTGGCTTGTACATACCCGGAAAATTTGGCGTTCGCTTAGAAGATTGCCTATACATGACAGACAAAGCCCCCGTTTACTTTACCGAGCCGCCAGAAAGCTTAACTAAACCTTTGGGACGTTTAGTACCGTTAGTATAA
- a CDS encoding M28 family metallopeptidase, which yields MIIQKFIHKFAFSSLMAICTSLSFSILAYAEISASKSGDPAKTIDITASITDADLDLYRTHVSTLASDKFEGRGPLSAGETLTVNYLVEAYKALGLKPAFGDSYTQPVPLAKITPSSDMALTLGQHTFAGGSAFTARTQRIVKEITLKNSDVIFVGYGINAPEYNWNDYAGLDVKGKTVVMLVNDPGFASKDPNLFQGNAMTYYGRWTYKYEEASRQGAEAVFIVHETMPAGYGWGVVENSNSNTKFALVDNNKNLSQVGVMGWLHLNTARTVFEQAGLDYGTLKEQASTPGFKPIPMKVKASLTFSNTITHAQSQNVAAILPGASAPDEWVMLHAHWDHLGKSEKNGKTVIYNGAVDNASGVAGVLTLANSLVAQSKQTPFERTLMFSAFTAEETGLLGADHFAKNPPIPTANMVAFLNIDGMNVNNAVDYILQYGEGYSSLEDDLSTGAAAQERSVKLDPRPQNGLFFRSDHFALARQGVPSLLFMSLGDTDPDFIANRYHKADDDYLPSWTLGGVQQDLALIGTMMSDFANSQAWPYWKRESDFKNRRLVDRPDPRPDASAQ from the coding sequence ATGATAATTCAAAAGTTTATTCATAAATTCGCATTTTCATCTTTGATGGCGATCTGTACTTCGCTTTCTTTTTCCATTTTAGCTTACGCAGAAATATCAGCTTCTAAGAGCGGCGATCCCGCAAAAACTATCGATATCACAGCTAGCATTACTGATGCCGACTTAGACTTATACCGTACCCATGTTAGTACGTTAGCAAGCGACAAGTTTGAAGGCCGCGGCCCTTTGTCAGCAGGTGAAACACTTACCGTCAATTACTTAGTTGAAGCCTACAAAGCCCTTGGGCTAAAACCCGCCTTTGGCGATAGCTACACCCAGCCCGTGCCCTTGGCAAAAATTACGCCTTCAAGTGATATGGCGTTAACCTTGGGTCAACATACTTTTGCTGGTGGCAGCGCATTTACCGCCAGAACCCAGCGAATAGTTAAAGAAATTACATTAAAAAACAGCGATGTAATTTTTGTGGGGTACGGCATTAATGCCCCAGAATACAATTGGAATGACTACGCAGGGTTAGATGTAAAAGGTAAAACGGTGGTCATGTTAGTAAATGACCCAGGTTTTGCTTCAAAAGACCCGAATTTATTTCAAGGCAATGCCATGACCTATTATGGCCGCTGGACATACAAGTACGAAGAAGCCTCCCGCCAAGGTGCAGAAGCGGTATTTATTGTTCACGAAACCATGCCTGCCGGCTATGGCTGGGGGGTGGTTGAAAACTCGAACTCGAATACCAAGTTTGCGTTAGTTGATAACAATAAGAACTTGTCTCAAGTTGGCGTAATGGGGTGGCTACATCTTAATACCGCGCGTACGGTGTTTGAACAAGCTGGGCTAGATTACGGCACGCTGAAAGAACAAGCATCTACGCCTGGGTTCAAGCCTATTCCTATGAAAGTGAAAGCTTCGTTGACCTTTTCCAATACCATCACTCATGCTCAGTCACAAAACGTAGCAGCGATTTTACCTGGCGCGTCCGCACCTGATGAGTGGGTAATGTTACACGCCCATTGGGATCATCTGGGTAAAAGTGAGAAAAACGGTAAAACCGTAATTTACAATGGCGCGGTAGACAATGCCTCGGGCGTGGCAGGTGTGCTAACCTTGGCCAATAGTTTGGTAGCACAAAGCAAACAAACCCCGTTTGAACGCACATTAATGTTCAGTGCTTTTACTGCCGAAGAAACCGGCTTGCTGGGGGCTGATCACTTTGCCAAAAATCCGCCTATTCCAACTGCAAACATGGTGGCGTTTTTAAATATAGACGGCATGAACGTGAATAATGCCGTTGATTACATTTTGCAGTACGGAGAAGGCTACTCTTCACTAGAAGATGACTTAAGTACTGGAGCCGCAGCACAAGAGCGCTCGGTTAAGCTCGATCCTCGCCCGCAAAATGGACTGTTCTTTCGTTCCGATCATTTTGCGCTGGCCCGCCAAGGTGTGCCATCGTTACTGTTTATGAGCCTAGGTGATACGGATCCTGATTTCATCGCCAATCGCTATCACAAAGCCGACGACGACTACTTGCCAAGCTGGACACTAGGTGGTGTACAGCAAGACTTAGCGTTAATCGGCACTATGATGTCAGATTTTGCAAACAGCCAAGCATGGCCTTATTGGAAGCGTGAGTCTGATTTTAAGAATAGGCGCTTAGTAGACAGACCTGACCCCAGACCTGATGCGAGTGCTCAATAG
- a CDS encoding DMT family transporter: MSWVFYTLGAVIMQTVRNALQSKLSTHVDTVGVTLSRFLFAPPIALIYVVALHITSPQQIPSFSHAFIIMVLLASVLQIAATAFMVMLFKQKNFAIGAGLAKSEALVAAVLGMLFFGSYLTLLGWIGIGIGAVAVFVLSSGNRAKGLSLKTLMIGIACGTCFALTSLFVREASHMLAMPFVHGAAWVLLWVLCTQAIGLSTYIFFTNPNVFKQLFDRFTHTLVISSVSCLGSICWFTAMALQHVALVKTLGQLEVLLTLLLAHYWLKHKVTVQEIAGLFLIAIAAVLVMWA, from the coding sequence ATGAGCTGGGTTTTTTACACCCTAGGCGCGGTAATTATGCAAACCGTTCGTAATGCCCTGCAAAGCAAATTAAGCACCCACGTAGATACCGTGGGTGTCACGCTTTCTCGGTTTCTATTCGCGCCACCTATTGCCCTTATTTACGTAGTAGCGCTTCATATAACATCGCCACAGCAGATACCTAGCTTTAGCCACGCTTTTATTATTATGGTTTTACTAGCTTCGGTGCTGCAAATAGCTGCCACGGCATTTATGGTTATGTTATTTAAACAAAAGAATTTTGCCATAGGTGCAGGGCTAGCCAAAAGTGAAGCGCTGGTAGCCGCTGTGCTGGGTATGCTTTTCTTTGGTAGCTATTTAACCTTGCTTGGCTGGATAGGCATTGGTATCGGAGCCGTGGCCGTATTTGTATTAAGTAGCGGGAATAGGGCAAAAGGCTTAAGCTTAAAAACTTTAATGATAGGTATAGCGTGCGGAACGTGCTTTGCACTTACCTCGTTATTCGTAAGAGAGGCCAGTCATATGCTTGCCATGCCATTTGTGCATGGCGCCGCATGGGTGCTTTTATGGGTGCTATGTACACAAGCCATTGGGTTAAGTACGTATATATTCTTTACTAACCCAAATGTTTTTAAACAGCTATTTGACCGATTCACCCATACGTTGGTTATCAGTTCAGTGAGCTGCCTAGGATCTATATGCTGGTTTACTGCTATGGCACTTCAGCATGTGGCTTTGGTGAAAACATTAGGGCAACTAGAAGTATTGTTAACCCTATTGCTAGCGCACTATTGGCTTAAACATAAAGTGACTGTTCAGGAAATAGCTGGTTTATTTTTGATTGCGATTGCCGCAGTACTTGTTATGTGGGCGTAA
- the pepP gene encoding Xaa-Pro aminopeptidase codes for MISAQEFIARQDRLLAQCLPNSVCVIPAAGLVTRSRDTEYLFRQNSDFWYLTGFEEADAWLILSNHPRYGERYRAMVCLPKDKDAEIWQGRRLGAEAALARFSLDEAFELSELGDALLESLQGQDHLYFALGENDNADAQVNSVLATLRNAPKEALAPTSITDVRPILHEMRVFKSACEVAMMKAAAEITASAHKRAMQFAKPGCFEYQLEAELHHEFAMAGARAPAYSTIVGSGENACILHYTENSSQTQDGDLVLIDAGAEFQGYAADITRTFPVNGKFSKPQRDIYELVLKAQESVLAMLGPGITLTDAMTHSAEVITEGLVTLGVLKGSVAENLDDKAWQQFYMHGLGHFLGLDVHDVGNYKINGQDRLLKPGMVLTVEPGIYIASDSDVPEQYKGIGVRIEDDVVITATGVDILTADVPKTVKDIEALMQPANKKSKQEGSKA; via the coding sequence GTGTTATTCCGGCTGCAGGTTTAGTAACCCGAAGCCGAGATACGGAATACCTGTTCAGACAAAACAGCGACTTTTGGTATTTAACCGGATTTGAAGAAGCCGACGCCTGGTTAATATTGTCGAATCATCCTCGGTATGGCGAACGCTATCGGGCTATGGTGTGCTTACCCAAAGATAAAGACGCTGAAATTTGGCAAGGCAGACGTTTAGGTGCGGAAGCTGCGCTAGCACGCTTTAGCTTAGACGAAGCGTTTGAACTGTCTGAATTAGGCGATGCTTTGCTTGAATCACTGCAAGGGCAAGACCATCTATATTTCGCCTTAGGTGAAAACGATAACGCTGATGCACAGGTCAATAGTGTTCTTGCAACCCTGCGCAATGCGCCTAAAGAAGCCTTAGCACCCACCTCTATTACTGATGTTCGCCCCATTTTGCACGAAATGCGGGTGTTTAAATCGGCTTGTGAAGTAGCCATGATGAAAGCTGCGGCAGAAATTACCGCCAGTGCGCACAAGCGCGCTATGCAATTTGCCAAGCCGGGCTGCTTCGAATATCAACTTGAAGCCGAACTTCACCATGAATTTGCGATGGCAGGTGCTCGCGCACCGGCTTACAGTACGATTGTAGGTAGCGGTGAAAATGCCTGTATTTTGCATTACACCGAAAATTCATCTCAAACCCAAGACGGCGATTTAGTGCTAATAGACGCAGGCGCTGAATTTCAGGGTTATGCTGCTGACATTACCCGCACTTTCCCCGTTAACGGGAAATTCTCTAAGCCCCAGCGAGATATTTACGAACTGGTGCTAAAAGCGCAAGAAAGCGTATTGGCTATGCTGGGCCCGGGTATCACGTTAACGGATGCCATGACGCATAGCGCTGAAGTGATTACTGAAGGTTTAGTCACCCTTGGTGTACTAAAAGGTTCGGTAGCTGAAAATCTTGACGATAAAGCATGGCAGCAATTTTACATGCACGGGCTAGGGCACTTTTTAGGCTTAGACGTTCACGATGTAGGTAACTACAAAATTAATGGACAAGACCGCTTATTAAAACCCGGTATGGTGCTTACCGTAGAGCCGGGTATTTATATTGCCAGCGACAGCGATGTACCTGAACAATACAAAGGTATTGGCGTGCGTATTGAAGATGATGTTGTGATTACGGCAACAGGGGTAGACATACTAACTGCCGATGTACCTAAAACCGTAAAAGACATCGAAGCGCTGATGCAGCCAGCCAATAAAAAAAGTAAGCAAGAAGGTTCAAAAGCGTGA